The following coding sequences are from one Salvia splendens isolate huo1 unplaced genomic scaffold, SspV2 ctg627, whole genome shotgun sequence window:
- the LOC121790806 gene encoding phosphatidylinositol transfer protein 3-like has product MFFRKSNSSHDSESVEQQHERKFQELKSSLGPLTGRSQQYCSDACLKRYLEARSWNVEKSKKMLEESLRWRSSFKPEEILWSEVAIEGETGKVFRANFHDRQGRTVLILRPGLQNTTSLDNQMKHLVYLIENAIANLPEGQEQMAWLIDFTGWSISNNVPIKSARDTVNILQNHYPERLGVAFLYSPPRIFEAFWKIVKYFLDPKTFQKVRFVYPKNKDSVEIMRSYFDVENLPTEFGGNATLQYDHEEFSRQMAADDMKSAKLWGLEKHQPNGLMGAEVAPEPESLAPPAS; this is encoded by the exons ATGTTTTTCCGCAAGAGCAATTCCTCCCATGATAGTGAGAGTGTTGAGCAGCAGCACGAGCGCAAG TTCCAAGAGCTCAAGTCTTCTCTGGGACCATTGACGGGTCGCAGTCAGCAGTATTGCTCTGACGCTTGTTTGAAGAGATATCTGGAAGCTCGGAGCTGGAATGTAGAAAAATCAAAGAAGATGTTGGAAGAGTCACTGAGATGGAGATCAAGTTTTAAACCGGAAGAAATCCTTTGG AGTGAAGTTGCAATTGAAGGTGAGACTGGGAAAGTATTCAGAGCAAACTTTCATGATCGACAGGGTAGGACTGTTCTTATACTGAGACCGGGATTACAG AATACAACATCACTGGACAATCAGATGAAACATCTGGTTTATCTCATTGAGAATGCCATAGCAAATCTTCCAGAAGGGCAGGAACAGATGGCGTGGTTGATTGACTTCACAGGTTGGTCTATAAGCAACAACGTCCCTATTAAGTCTGCAAGAGATACAGTCAACATACTACAAAATCATTACCCTGAGAGACTAGGCGTGGCGTTTCTGTACAGCCCCCCTCGCATTTTTGAAGCATTTTGGAAG ATTGTTAAATACTTCTTGGATCCAAAAACGTTCCAGAAGGTGAGATTTGTGTACCCAAAGAACAAGGACAGTGTAGAAATTATGAGGTCGTATTTTGATGTGGAGAATCTCCCGACTGAGTTTGGAGGCAATGCAACACTGCAGTACGACCATGAGGAGTTTTCAAGGCAAATGGCAGCGGACGACATGAAATCTGCCAAGCTGTGGGGTTTGGAGAAGCACCAGCCTAATGGTTTGATGGGAGCAGAGGTGGCTCCAGAGCCAGAGTCCCTTGCTCCACCAGCGAGCTAA